GTTTCCACCACGCCGGGATCTTTGTCATTGTCCACCACCTGTTGCAAAACGGTCGGGTTGGTTTCGTTTTGCACCGCTTTTTTACGGACCTCTGGATTGGAGTGTGCAAGTTTGGGCAGAAATAAGTCTTTAAACGCCATTTTATCCTCCTTCCGTCTGTTGATTAGGGTTATCGGCAATGGTCAATAAATGACTGTTTCGCTGCCAAAGAGCCGTAACCGAAGGGCGGTGCCATTGATCATCATAAGATAGTTTATCAAAATGTTATGTTCAATTCGGAAGAGGGGTTTTTGCACATTGAGCATACGTCAGAATTGTAAGATGTTGTTTCGTCGTTTAGATTGCGTCGCGGGTGTACAGAAAGCTTTCAGTGGAACAAAGAAGAAACGGTGCAGCAATTAATTTTAGGTTTCAAGCGAGCCGGTACATATCCTTTGGAAGTTGAATACGGCTTATGGCAGTTTCTGATTAAATATCACCTCCTTTGGTATTTGATATGATCATATTTATTTCAGAAGATGGATATGATGTCAACCGTTGAATTCCACTCGACTTAATGATGATATCCGGCTTTCATATTCCGGCAAAAATTTTACTGAAAAATTTAACAAACGGCCAAATGGCGCCACCCAGGATGGATACCCCTGTCACTCTTCCGAATATGATTAATCCGATGAGGATAAAAGGACCGTAACGCTCCAGAAAGTATATTATGTCTCTATAGTTGTCCGGTAAAAGCCCGGATAATATTTTCGAGCCATCCAGAGGAGCAATGGGAAGGATATTGAAAATGGCCAGGGCCAGATTAATCTGCAGGCTCATAAACACCATAAAGATGAGCAAACCCATCACCGAATACTGATCAGGTGCTTTGGCCATAGTAAAAAGAAGTCTTAAAAAAATACCACTGATCAGCGCTAAGATCATATTTGCCAGAGGACCAGCCGCGCTGATGAAGAGCATATCTTTTTTAGGGTTTCTCAATTGATTGGGATTTACCGGCACAGGTTTGGCCCATCCGAAATGGACCAGGAAAATCATGATGGTACCTAACGGGTCCAAGTGTTTTAGCGGATTTAAGGTTAAGCGACCACTTTGCTTGGCAGTATCATCTCCATATCGATTGGCAACATAAGCATGGGCAAACTCGTGAAAAG
The sequence above is drawn from the Thermodesulfobacteriota bacterium genome and encodes:
- a CDS encoding site-2 protease family protein, coding for MDLKSILLIAPPILLALTFHEFAHAYVANRYGDDTAKQSGRLTLNPLKHLDPLGTIMIFLVHFGWAKPVPVNPNQLRNPKKDMLFISAAGPLANMILALISGIFLRLLFTMAKAPDQYSVMGLLIFMVFMSLQINLALAIFNILPIAPLDGSKILSGLLPDNYRDIIYFLERYGPFILIGLIIFGRVTGVSILGGAIWPFVKFFSKIFAGI